Genomic DNA from Azospirillum brasilense:
GGCAGGCGTCCCCCGACGGCTTCTGGTACGATCAGGGCTGGGACGAGTTCGTGCTGGTCGTCCAGGGCGCCGCCCGATTGCAGCTTGAAGGCGAGGCGGAGCGCGCGCTTGGGCCCGGCGACTGGCTGATGATCCCGGCCCGGCGCCGGCACCGCGTCGCCTGGACCGATCCCGCCGTGCCGACCGTCTGGCTGGCGGTGCACATCGGCGAGAAACAACCACCGGAAACACCGGGGCAGGGGGAGAACGCATGACCATCGACATCGCGCGCGCCCGCGCGGAGACGCCGGGAACCCGGCACGTCGTACACTTCAACAACGCCGGAGCCGCCCTGCCGCCGCAGCCGGTGTTGGACGCCGTGACCGCGCATCTGGCGCTGGAGGCCACCATCGGCGGCTACGAGGCGGCCGAGCGCGCCGCCGACCGGCTGGAGGGCGTCTACGACTCCGTGGCCCGCCTGCTCGCCTGCTCGCGGGAGGAGGTGGCCCTGGCGGAGAACGCGACGGTGGCCTGGGGCATGGCCTTCAACGCGCTGGCCGCCCTGCCGGGGGAGGGCTTCCGGCCCGGCGACCGCATCCTGACGGCGCGCGCCGAATACGCCGCCAACCTGATTCCCTTCCTGCAGGCCTCCCGGCGCACCGGCGTGGTGGTCGAGGTGATCCCCAGCGACGAGACCGGCCAGACCTCCGTCGCGGCGCTGGAGGCGATGATCGGGGAGCCGGGGAAGGGTCCGGTCAAGCTGATCGCCATCACCCACATCCCGACCAACGGCGGGTTGGTCAATCCGGCGGCCGCCATCGGGCGGGTGGCCCGGCGGCACGGCATCCCCTATCTGCTCGACGCTTGCCAGACGGTGGGCCAGATGCCGGTGGACGTCGAGGAGCTGGGCTGCGACTTCCTGTCGGCGACCGGGCGCAAGTTCCTGCG
This window encodes:
- a CDS encoding cupin domain-containing protein, which produces MSVPAGNLLAGLPLDSLPDELFTTLTESASSGAVCIERILSTGQASPDGFWYDQGWDEFVLVVQGAARLQLEGEAERALGPGDWLMIPARRRHRVAWTDPAVPTVWLAVHIGEKQPPETPGQGENA
- a CDS encoding aminotransferase class V-fold PLP-dependent enzyme, with translation MTIDIARARAETPGTRHVVHFNNAGAALPPQPVLDAVTAHLALEATIGGYEAAERAADRLEGVYDSVARLLACSREEVALAENATVAWGMAFNALAALPGEGFRPGDRILTARAEYAANLIPFLQASRRTGVVVEVIPSDETGQTSVAALEAMIGEPGKGPVKLIAITHIPTNGGLVNPAAAIGRVARRHGIPYLLDACQTVGQMPVDVEELGCDFLSATGRKFLRAPRGTGFLYVRKDWLDRIEPYTLDHSGGALTGPDRYTMRPDARRFELWESNIAARLGLGVAVDYALSWGLEAIRARAFALADRLRRGLDALPGVTVRDLGAERCAIVTFTVDGHEPRAIKAALRGQGINLSVSSAPSTPFDMDARGLTEVVRASPHYYNDEAEVERLLAAVKAL